Proteins encoded together in one Candidatus Binatia bacterium window:
- a CDS encoding type II toxin-antitoxin system HicA family toxin: protein MKRGDLLRHLRTNGCALLREGARHSWWHNSAQNKRSSIPRHNEVDDGLARKICKDLGIPFVR from the coding sequence ATGAAGCGTGGCGATTTGCTTCGCCACCTGCGGACCAACGGCTGTGCCTTGCTACGGGAAGGTGCGCGCCATTCTTGGTGGCACAATTCGGCACAGAACAAGCGTTCCTCTATTCCACGGCACAATGAGGTCGATGATGGCCTCGCCCGGAAGATATGCAAGGACCTCGGCATTCCATTTGTGAGGTGA